In Gossypium hirsutum isolate 1008001.06 chromosome D01, Gossypium_hirsutum_v2.1, whole genome shotgun sequence, the genomic window CTTAATATGAATGATGTGTACGATTTGAGGACGGTCTTCGGGATGAGTTGTGAGTcttgatagctccgcagagggagcaaGATTTTGCTGCCCTAGTTGAAAAGGTGGAAATCGCCGAGGATGTGAAACGCTCTGAGCGTCAGAACTGTGAGAAAGATAGGGGCAGGTTTAAGAGGGATTTAGAGCCCTCAAGTTCTTCTAAAAGGCCTAAAAAGAAGGCCAGGTTTGATGGGCCAGTCGGAGCTGGGGTTTCTGTTGCAAGACCTCAGTCTCGTACTGATTGTGGGAGATATCATCTGGGAGAGTGTTGGAAGAAGATTGgggcatgttttagatgtgggtctaaggagcatcagGTTAAGGATTGTCCTCAGATGCCTACTCAGATGCAAGCTGTAGGTCAGAGTTTTGTTTAGCTAGTTAGAGGTGGTCAGCAACCACCGAGAGGCTATGGGCAGGTTAGAGGTGGTAATGGTGTGGGACAAATTCGTGGAACATTTGGCAGAGGTATTGGTAACAGTGAGGCAAGACAGCTAACACTGGTCTGTGCTGCTCGTCACCGTGAGGATGGTGACGCTctagatgttataactggtacgttcctAATTCATAATGTATCTTACACTGCTTTAATTGATATAGggtctacacattcatacattgCATGCACTGTGTCTGGCACCTTGGGTATCATGTGTGAAAGTACTGTTAACAAGATGACGGTGTTGAGTCCACTGGGGCAATCGGTAAGGGTAGACAAGTTGTTCAGAGATGTACCCCTAGAGGTTCAAGAAATTATATTTCTAGCGGATTTAATGGAGCTACCGTTTGGTGAATTCGACCTAatcttggggatggattggttggttaaacACTGTGCaagtttggattgtgctgctaagcgtatGGTGTTAAAGGCTATTGAGGATGATGAGGTGGTTGTGATTGGGGAGCAAAGAGATTTtctgtctaatgtgatctctgcttTAAGTGTCGAAAAACTGGTTCGCAAGGGTTGTGAAACGTTTCTAGCTTATATTGGTGCATCTGTTTCTAAGGGTCTTTCTGTTAGGGATGTCAGAATTGTTAAGGATTTTTTCGATGTTTTTCTTGATAAGCTCCCTAGGTTGCCTCCGAGCCGCGaggttgaatttggaattgagctcCTACCAGGAACGGCTTCAGTGTCCATCaccccttataggatggcaccgaaggagctagtggagttaaaagctcaaatccaagaacTGTTGGATCGGTGATTCATTTGACCTAGTGTGtcccgtggggagcaccagtgttgttcgtaaagaaaaaCGATGGAACCATGCGCATGTGTATCAACTATCAGcaattgaataaactgactatcaagaataagtatcctttaccgatgataaatgatttatttgatcagttgcaaggagcttcaattttctccaaaatagatatTCATTCTGGGTgccatcagttgagagttaaggatgctgatgtgtataagattgggtttaggactcgttatggtcattacgagttcctagtgatgccgtttgagCTGACGAATGCATCAGTAGCTTTCATGGACCTGATGAACTGAGTATTCTAAccctacttggatcggttcgtggtggtatttatagacgATATCTTGGTGTACTCGAGAACTGAAGATGATCATGATACACATCTCTGAATTGTTCTACAGATTTTAAGGGAGAAAcaactatatgctaagtttagcaagtatGAATTTTGGTTACGAAAAGTGACAtttttgggtcacgtggtatatgcaaaggggattagggttgattctcgaaaaattgaagccatactggattggaaaccacctaagacCGTATTTGAAATTCGATTCTTTCCAGGTCTGgcagggtgttacaaaaattctGTTGAGGGGTTTTCCTTAATTGCTGCCcttctgactaagttgttgcgtaaagggGTACCGTTTAACTGGACTAATAAGCAGCAAGAAatttttgagaaactgaagaaagtTCTGATTGAGGCCCCTGTCTTAATACAGCCAGAGTCTAGGAAAGAATTCATTGTCTACAGTGATAcatcacacgttggtttgggttgtgtgctgatgtAGGAGGGTAAAGTGattgcttatgcgtctcgtcaacttaagcctcacgaggcgaATTACCCTACTCATAACTTGGAGTTAGCCACAGTGGTatttgcactaaaaatttggaggcattatctctacggtgagaagtgtactatctacacGGATCAGAAGAGTcttaagtacctcctcactcaTAAATGAGTTGAATCCTAGGCAGCGAAGATGGATAGAGCGACTTAAAGACTATAATTGCTCGATTGAATACCATCttggtaaggctaacgtggtagctgaagcactgagccgtagggctgtatctgatttaagagcgatgtttgctcgtctcagcttgTTATATTGGGTTTGTGGGTTATATTGGGTTTGTGGGTAAGTGTTTAacttgtcaacaagtgaaggttgaacatcagttaccttcagggttaTTATATCTAGTTAAGATtacactttggaagtgggagagaataacaatggattttgtgagtgggctgcccttaacgTCTACctagaaggattcagtatgggttattgtagatcgattgacgaaatctgctcatttcataccagttcgtattGATTATTTCttgcagaagctggctaaactatatgtgtctgagattgtaagactgcatgagCTATCGGTTTCTATTATATCAGAAAGAGATCCTCGCTTTACgtctcagttttggaagaaattacacgaGGCTTGGGCTTCTAGACTGGACTTTAGTACTGCGCTTAATCCCCAGACAGAtagtcagtcagagagggtgattcaaatattggaggatatgttaaggtgttgtgtaaTGGATTTCCGGGGCAACTGGGAAGATTATTTGCcgctagcagagtttgcttataataatagctatcagtctagtattcaaatggcaccgcaggaagctttatatggttgtaggtgtcgtactcctacctGTTGGACTGACTTAGGCGAGCGGCGAGTTCTGGGGCCAGAGTTGGTTTCTAATACCGAAGCGAAGGTAAAACTAATTCGGGACCAATTGAAGGAAGCAtttgataggcaaaagtcttacgCAGATTTTAAACGCCGAGAGATTGATTTTTTGTGGGGGACTacgtttttcttaaggtctccccatggaaaaagatactaaggtttgggcagaagggtaagcttagccctaggtttattgggccttatcgtaTACTGAAGCGTGTGGAACCGGTcgcctatcaacttgagttgcctTCAGAATTagaccagattcatgatgtgttccacgtctccatgttaaggtgtTATCACTCTGATCCCACACACATAGTGCTAGTTgaagagatcgaggttagaccagatctgacTTTCGAGGAGGAGCCATTGCAGATTTTGGACCGTGAGGTTAAAGTACTGTGGAAGAAGTCTATTCCtctagtcaaagtgctttggcgtaatcacaattcagaagaagccacgtgggaacccgaagagtTGATGCAACACCCTCACCTattctgaccaggtaaattttgaggctaaaatttcgttaaaaggggtagagttgtaaagcccaaaaaatttaagtctttaatttttgcatgttttgacacaaattgcttgtttgcttctatggttaagtgatttgggtgtgtatgggggTGTTTgaggagcttgggttcaagtatTGGCTTTtacagaatttttagttttgctcttaaatgaatctggacatgggcatataagccttataaatattagtgctGGTTTTATGACATAAAAATAgtttgtggtctagtggcaaggtggcgtgtagtgtaactgtgaggttagaggttcaagtcttgggttgcacatgggagtatttattttgctgcttgagctgggtaggtggtggagttggactagaacactgctaaatggagtttgaattggtcatacAGGGAGTAAAGGAGAAATATGTGGAGTGAATCAATGAAGGATAATGGGAGagtttttaggagaaaatcaaggaatttgagAAGGGGGACTGTTGTGCCGTTTGGGGGTAATTCAACTTTGAGAATTCGGCTAGGGGGAGTTTTGGGGTCATTTTCAACTTTTGAGGAGCttgtggtttttattttattttatttttctctctgtCTGCCTCGGTAGGTGAGTATTTTttgttttctcctttttcttttggttCCGAATCTTGCAAAGACTTCAAAGTACCTCTCGGGTTTGTtcgttttgttttttttcttttccctttatgCCCTTTTTGTTTTGGTCGAATAGCCTTTAGTTATTTCCTCTTTTTTTGTGGCCGAATATtgcctttctttcttcttctcttttggcCAAATACTGCCTTTCTCTccctcttcatctattcaattctGTTTCGACTTGACAACTGTTCTCTGATAGTTCATTTTCCTCGAAGA contains:
- the LOC121213570 gene encoding uncharacterized protein encodes the protein MSTRGTHRRGTGGRGRGRGSARAGSSVSGLMPNVEAREVLASPVTETGSFDRAAGDDVLSQAMLHILKRVVRTSNGAVGPPQREQDFAALVEKVEIAEDVKRSERQNCEKDRGRFKRDLEPSSSSKRPKKKARFDGPVGAGVSVARPQSRTDCGRYHLGECWKKIGACFRCGSKEHQVKDCPQMPTQMQAVRGGNGVGQIRGTFGRGIGNSEARQLTLVCAARHREDGDALDVITGSTHSYIACTVSGTLGIMCESTVNKMTVLSPLGQSVRVDKLFRDVPLEVQEIIFLADLMELPFGEFDLILGMDWLVKHCASLDCAAKRMVLKAIEDDEVVVIGEQRDFLSNVISALSVEKLVRKGCETFLAYIGASVSKGLSVRDVRIVKDFFDVFLDKLPRLPPSREVEFGIELLPGTASVSFSSKSEGVLCVLQLSKSLFHHSIKLSVKKIAVNFRQWFRWAKPLLSVEILGIRGSYTLSQTGV